The following are encoded together in the Pedobacter steynii genome:
- a CDS encoding GNAT family N-acetyltransferase, translating to MLQFKNLVQTPPDILLATFNEAFFDYLVPLQLTKEQLERKLIADSIDLNFSVGVYEEEKLIGFILHGIDILDGEKAAYNAGTGVIPSGRGRQLTKLMYQFILPLFKTAGIQYCYLEVLDQNIPAIKSYKSVGFTAERELICFKGTPQIPKNPDTYTVTELKNIDWKQLTSFWDWQPSWQNSITALKNIGSGNRSIGIYREDKLVAYANYNPQNNRISQFAVAKEHRNQGLGSALFQYIFKENSIEISLINIDATAVETISFLKSTGLISFVNQVEMKKKTG from the coding sequence ATGTTACAATTCAAAAACTTAGTCCAGACACCCCCTGATATTTTACTGGCTACATTTAACGAGGCTTTTTTCGATTACCTGGTTCCTCTACAACTTACAAAAGAACAGCTAGAACGAAAACTGATTGCAGACTCTATTGACCTCAACTTTTCTGTCGGGGTTTATGAAGAGGAAAAACTCATTGGTTTTATCCTGCATGGAATCGATATTCTGGATGGAGAAAAAGCAGCCTACAATGCCGGTACCGGTGTCATCCCATCCGGAAGAGGCCGGCAACTGACCAAACTAATGTACCAGTTCATATTACCTTTATTTAAAACAGCAGGAATACAATATTGTTATCTGGAAGTTCTGGATCAAAACATTCCTGCAATAAAAAGCTATAAATCTGTCGGCTTTACCGCAGAACGGGAACTCATCTGTTTCAAAGGTACCCCTCAGATTCCCAAAAATCCGGATACCTATACCGTAACCGAATTGAAAAACATAGATTGGAAGCAGTTGACTTCCTTCTGGGACTGGCAACCCTCTTGGCAAAATTCAATTACCGCATTAAAAAATATCGGTTCCGGAAACCGTAGCATTGGGATTTATAGGGAAGATAAATTGGTAGCCTATGCCAATTACAACCCGCAGAACAACCGCATTTCACAATTCGCTGTAGCTAAAGAACATAGAAACCAGGGATTGGGTTCTGCTTTGTTTCAATATATCTTTAAAGAAAACAGCATAGAAATTTCATTAATCAATATAGATGCTACCGCTGTTGAAACCATCAGTTTTTTGAAATCAACCGGACTGATTTCTTTTGTGAATCAGGTAGAGATGAAAAAGAAAACAGGTTAA
- a CDS encoding bifunctional UDP-N-acetylmuramoyl-tripeptide:D-alanyl-D-alanine ligase/alanine racemase gives MNDTIYTIDHFAEIIQAKSFIANPKLNVTRLVIDSRSVIDPENSLFFALSSKRDGHEYLEDAYKNGIRSFVISDAAYLEKFRDANILLVADVLLALQRLAIVHREQYDLKVLAITGSNGKTIVKEWLYQLLASDFNIVRSPKSFNSQIGVPLSVWNISDEHTLGIFEAGISKENEMEALQRIIQPTIGILTNLGEAHAEGFASQKDKLLEKLKLFKDTDLFIYSPEYILDLPVSELPGQTKFSWSMKQKADLQISFIEPIEDRNYVRALFKGAEIECLIPFSDRASVENGIICWAGLLSMGYSPEEADARLEKLTRVGMRLELKNGINQCSVIDDSYSADISSLAIALDFLNLQNQHAKKTLILSDLHETGKNQEELYTEISALLKQKNLSRLIGIGPHISASAALFDMDTSFFQSTQDFIDHFPAIHFSNETILVKGARKFEFERISKLITQKVHDTVLEIDLNALAGNLQFYRNKLRPQVKIMAMVKAFSYGSGSFEIANVLQYHKVDYLAVAYTDEGVALRKGGITLPIMVMSPEPSAFDAIVKYNLEPEIYNLDILSSFINFLSADAYDYPVHLKIDTGMHRLGFEEGDLTELLEMIRGSRKVKVVSAFSHLVGSEDEHHDAFTKHQMERFSAFTRQISDGLGYKFIWHISNTSGITRHPEAQLDMVRIGIGLYGYDGGLDRNHGLQTVAVLKTTVTQVKEIKPNETIGYGRRGILPDGGTTATVKIGYADGYNRRFGNGIGKMLINGKLVPTVGVICMDMCMLDVTGLEVKTGDEVIVFNGELTIANLAEQIQTIPYEILTNISQRVKRVYFYE, from the coding sequence ATGAACGATACCATTTATACCATTGATCATTTTGCAGAAATCATTCAGGCAAAATCTTTCATCGCTAATCCAAAACTCAACGTTACGAGACTGGTGATTGATAGCCGGAGTGTTATTGATCCGGAAAATTCTTTGTTTTTTGCTTTAAGCTCGAAGAGAGATGGTCATGAATATCTGGAGGATGCTTATAAAAATGGGATCAGAAGTTTTGTAATCAGTGATGCGGCCTATCTTGAGAAATTTCGGGATGCCAATATTTTGCTTGTAGCGGATGTTTTGCTTGCTTTACAGCGTCTCGCTATTGTCCATAGGGAACAATACGATTTAAAAGTATTGGCCATTACAGGCAGCAATGGAAAAACCATTGTAAAGGAGTGGTTGTATCAATTGTTGGCATCAGATTTTAATATCGTTAGAAGTCCAAAGAGTTTTAATTCTCAAATTGGAGTTCCTTTATCGGTCTGGAATATCAGCGATGAGCACACATTGGGGATTTTTGAAGCAGGTATCTCTAAAGAAAACGAGATGGAAGCGCTTCAAAGAATTATTCAGCCGACAATTGGCATTCTAACGAACCTGGGAGAAGCCCATGCCGAAGGCTTTGCCTCTCAAAAAGATAAGCTTCTTGAAAAATTAAAGCTTTTTAAAGATACAGACCTCTTTATTTATTCTCCTGAATATATCCTGGATCTTCCGGTATCGGAATTGCCCGGGCAAACAAAGTTCTCCTGGAGCATGAAGCAAAAAGCAGATTTACAGATCTCTTTTATTGAACCTATTGAAGACCGGAACTATGTCCGGGCGCTGTTTAAGGGAGCTGAGATTGAATGTCTGATTCCTTTCTCTGACCGGGCCTCTGTAGAAAACGGAATCATTTGCTGGGCCGGTTTACTTTCTATGGGCTATTCCCCTGAAGAGGCTGATGCGCGTCTGGAAAAATTAACCCGTGTAGGAATGCGGTTAGAACTAAAAAATGGGATTAACCAGTGTTCTGTAATAGATGATTCTTATAGTGCCGATATTTCCTCACTGGCCATTGCACTGGATTTCCTTAATCTGCAAAACCAACATGCTAAAAAAACATTAATCCTTTCTGATTTACATGAAACGGGTAAAAATCAGGAGGAGTTATATACCGAAATTTCAGCCCTATTGAAGCAAAAGAACCTGAGCAGGCTCATTGGAATTGGTCCTCATATCTCTGCATCAGCAGCATTGTTCGATATGGATACCTCGTTTTTTCAAAGTACACAGGACTTTATCGATCATTTCCCGGCGATACACTTCAGCAATGAAACGATCCTGGTAAAAGGGGCCAGAAAATTTGAATTTGAAAGGATCAGTAAGCTAATTACACAAAAAGTGCATGATACTGTCCTGGAAATCGATCTGAATGCCCTTGCCGGTAACCTGCAGTTTTACAGAAATAAGCTCAGACCGCAGGTGAAAATCATGGCAATGGTAAAAGCTTTCTCTTATGGAAGCGGCAGTTTTGAAATTGCAAACGTACTTCAGTACCATAAAGTGGATTACCTGGCAGTGGCCTATACGGATGAGGGGGTCGCACTGAGAAAAGGAGGGATTACTTTGCCCATTATGGTCATGAGTCCTGAACCTTCGGCATTTGATGCCATTGTAAAATATAACCTGGAACCGGAAATCTATAACCTGGACATCTTAAGCAGTTTCATTAATTTTCTTTCTGCGGATGCATATGATTACCCTGTACACCTGAAAATAGATACCGGAATGCACCGTCTTGGTTTTGAAGAAGGAGACCTTACTGAACTGCTGGAAATGATCAGGGGCAGCAGGAAGGTAAAAGTGGTATCGGCTTTTTCTCATCTGGTAGGTAGTGAAGATGAGCATCATGATGCATTTACCAAACATCAGATGGAAAGGTTTAGCGCATTTACCCGGCAGATTTCTGATGGCTTAGGCTATAAATTTATCTGGCACATTTCCAACACTTCGGGAATCACACGCCATCCGGAAGCTCAGTTGGATATGGTAAGAATAGGAATAGGCCTTTATGGTTATGATGGCGGACTGGATAGAAATCATGGACTGCAGACTGTTGCGGTATTAAAAACAACTGTTACACAGGTAAAGGAAATCAAGCCAAATGAAACCATCGGTTATGGCCGCCGGGGAATTTTACCGGATGGAGGAACAACGGCCACTGTAAAAATCGGATATGCTGACGGATACAACCGCAGGTTTGGAAATGGTATCGGAAAAATGTTGATCAACGGTAAGCTTGTGCCTACAGTCGGCGTGATCTGCATGGATATGTGTATGTTGGATGTGACCGGACTGGAAGTGAAAACTGGTGATGAAGTAATTGTTTTCAATGGAGAATTAACCATTGCTAACCTGGCAGAACAGATCCAAACAATTCCTTATGAGATCTTAACAAATATTTCACAAAGGGTGAAACGGGTCTATTTTTATGAGTAG
- a CDS encoding SDR family oxidoreductase: MDFKNKVVIITGASSGIGKACAEEFAKRGANLVLAARQYVTLCEITAELESKYGIRAVAVQADVSKEHDCEVLIKQALITFDKIDILVNNAGLSMRALFNDLDLSVLKNLMDVNFWGTVYCTKYALPEILKTRGGVIGVSSIAGYRGLPGRTGYSASKFAMNGFMEALRTELLKTGVHVMVACPGFTASNIRVTALAKDGAAHGETSMEEGKMMTADEVAGRIVDGIAGRKRTLIMTGQGKLTVWINKLLPALADKLVFNHFTKEKNALIK; this comes from the coding sequence ATGGATTTTAAGAATAAGGTAGTCATCATTACCGGTGCGTCTTCAGGTATAGGAAAGGCTTGTGCCGAAGAATTTGCAAAACGTGGAGCCAACCTGGTGCTTGCTGCCAGACAATATGTTACCCTGTGTGAAATTACTGCAGAGCTGGAAAGTAAATATGGTATTCGTGCAGTAGCAGTACAGGCAGACGTGAGTAAGGAACACGATTGCGAAGTGCTGATCAAGCAGGCATTAATTACCTTTGATAAAATCGATATCCTGGTGAATAATGCAGGGTTGTCGATGCGTGCCCTGTTTAATGACCTTGACCTTTCTGTATTGAAAAACCTGATGGATGTGAATTTCTGGGGAACGGTGTACTGCACAAAATATGCCTTGCCGGAAATCCTGAAAACCAGGGGCGGTGTAATCGGCGTATCTTCTATTGCTGGTTACCGCGGACTGCCGGGACGTACCGGGTATTCTGCTTCTAAGTTTGCTATGAATGGTTTTATGGAAGCATTGAGAACAGAATTATTAAAAACCGGAGTACATGTGATGGTAGCTTGTCCCGGATTTACAGCATCCAATATCCGTGTAACAGCTTTGGCTAAAGATGGTGCCGCTCATGGAGAGACGAGTATGGAAGAAGGCAAAATGATGACCGCTGATGAAGTAGCAGGCCGTATTGTAGATGGAATTGCCGGAAGAAAGCGCACATTGATCATGACGGGGCAAGGAAAACTAACGGTATGGATTAATAAACTGTTACCCGCTTTAGCAGATAAACTTGTGTTTAACCACTTTACAAAAGAGAAAAACGCATTGATTAAATAA
- a CDS encoding DUF502 domain-containing protein, whose product MNRIGRAFLRYLIKGLLIVLPIALSIFIVIWAVTTVDSWLNVNNILGVDPRTGASRNIPGLGLLLVISITLVAGIFVTNFVTEPMYNWFTRILDRLPILKFIYSSIKDLTEAFVGDEKKFNNPVLVEVEGDMKRIGFLTQSDLGNIGLPGEAIVYFPFSYSFAGQVYVVKNEKIKPLNMSAADAMKLVVSGGVSHF is encoded by the coding sequence ATGAACAGAATTGGACGGGCTTTCCTTAGGTACCTCATTAAAGGACTACTGATTGTATTGCCCATTGCGCTTAGTATTTTTATTGTGATCTGGGCTGTCACTACAGTAGACAGCTGGCTAAATGTGAACAATATCTTAGGTGTGGACCCCAGAACAGGCGCCAGCCGGAATATTCCCGGACTTGGATTATTGCTAGTCATCTCGATTACACTTGTCGCCGGAATATTTGTTACCAATTTCGTAACCGAACCAATGTACAACTGGTTTACGAGAATCCTGGATAGACTACCGATCCTGAAATTTATCTACTCCTCTATAAAAGACCTTACCGAAGCCTTCGTTGGCGATGAAAAGAAATTTAATAATCCCGTCCTTGTTGAGGTAGAGGGAGATATGAAACGAATAGGTTTTCTGACACAAAGTGACCTTGGTAACATTGGTCTCCCAGGTGAAGCCATAGTCTATTTTCCTTTCTCTTATTCGTTCGCCGGACAGGTATATGTGGTGAAAAATGAGAAAATAAAACCACTCAATATGAGTGCTGCTGATGCTATGAAACTGGTTGTTTCAGGTGGCGTTAGTCATTTCTAA
- a CDS encoding TIGR00730 family Rossman fold protein — MTSEEKIRSAFENKNWQEIKVTDSWQIFKIMAEFVDGFEKLAKIGPCVSIFGSARTAETNKYYEIAVECGRLLTERGYGVITGGGPGIMEAGNKGAHMNGGKSVGLNIDLPFEQFHNKYIDHNKLLEFDYFFIRKVMFMKYSQGFVVLPGGMGTMDELFEAITLIQTGKIARFPIVLVGKDYWGGLVDWIKSTMLQKEHNIHAEDLNLFRLVDTAEEAAEHIFRFYDKYVLKPNF, encoded by the coding sequence ATGACAAGTGAAGAGAAAATAAGAAGTGCGTTTGAAAATAAAAACTGGCAGGAAATAAAAGTTACTGACTCCTGGCAGATCTTTAAAATAATGGCCGAATTTGTCGACGGCTTCGAGAAATTAGCAAAAATTGGCCCTTGCGTATCCATCTTTGGATCGGCAAGAACAGCAGAAACCAATAAATATTATGAGATTGCTGTAGAATGCGGCAGACTATTAACAGAGCGTGGTTATGGGGTAATCACAGGTGGTGGTCCCGGGATCATGGAAGCAGGTAACAAAGGAGCACACATGAATGGCGGGAAATCTGTAGGTTTAAATATTGACCTTCCATTTGAACAGTTTCACAATAAATATATTGACCATAACAAATTACTGGAGTTTGATTACTTCTTTATCAGGAAGGTAATGTTTATGAAATATTCGCAGGGATTTGTCGTATTGCCAGGTGGAATGGGAACTATGGATGAGCTTTTTGAGGCGATTACATTGATTCAAACCGGAAAGATTGCCAGATTCCCGATTGTATTGGTAGGGAAAGATTACTGGGGTGGCCTGGTAGACTGGATCAAGAGCACCATGTTACAGAAGGAACATAATATTCATGCAGAAGATTTGAACCTGTTCAGGTTAGTAGATACTGCCGAGGAAGCAGCTGAACATATTTTCAGGTTCTATGATAAGTATGTATTGAAACCGAATTTTTAG
- the trpD gene encoding anthranilate phosphoribosyltransferase has product MKKILNHLFENKTFSRAEAQRILTSIALGEFNTSQIAAFITAYGMRNITVEELQGFRDAMLDLCVKLDFSDHELIDLCGTGGDGKDTFNISTLASFVVAGSGHKVAKHGNYGVSSGCGSSNVMEYLGYQFTNDQDVLKRSLDKSGICFIHAPLFNPAMKTVAPIRKELGVKTFFNMLGPMCNPAQPKNQLVGVFSLELARLYAYLYQDTDKNYTILHAVDGFDEISLTCDFKTFSKNGEALRKVSDLGFEEIDEQLIKGGDTVASSAEIFMKVLNGEGENAQNNVVLCNAAIALQTIDSSKTFADCFYEAEESLFSKKALSTFKSLLS; this is encoded by the coding sequence ATGAAGAAAATACTAAACCACTTATTTGAAAACAAGACCTTCAGCAGAGCTGAAGCACAGCGTATACTGACTTCCATTGCTTTAGGTGAGTTTAATACTTCTCAGATCGCTGCTTTTATTACCGCGTATGGAATGCGTAACATTACCGTAGAAGAGTTGCAGGGTTTTCGTGATGCCATGCTGGATCTATGTGTAAAGCTCGACTTTTCAGACCATGAACTGATCGATCTGTGTGGTACCGGTGGAGATGGAAAGGATACTTTTAACATTTCTACATTGGCTTCCTTCGTCGTGGCCGGATCGGGCCATAAAGTGGCCAAACATGGTAACTATGGTGTTTCTTCAGGCTGCGGATCGTCTAATGTGATGGAGTATTTAGGTTATCAGTTTACAAATGATCAGGATGTGCTGAAAAGAAGCCTGGACAAGTCCGGGATCTGCTTTATTCATGCTCCTTTGTTTAACCCGGCAATGAAAACGGTGGCGCCAATAAGGAAAGAACTTGGCGTAAAAACTTTCTTCAATATGCTGGGGCCAATGTGTAATCCGGCACAACCTAAAAACCAGTTGGTTGGGGTGTTTAGCCTGGAGCTGGCGCGTTTATATGCTTACCTGTATCAGGATACGGATAAAAACTATACTATTCTGCATGCGGTGGATGGCTTTGATGAAATCTCTTTGACCTGCGATTTTAAAACATTCAGCAAAAATGGGGAGGCGCTGAGAAAAGTGTCTGACCTCGGGTTTGAGGAAATCGATGAACAATTGATTAAAGGTGGTGATACCGTAGCCTCTTCGGCAGAGATATTTATGAAAGTCCTGAACGGGGAAGGGGAGAATGCCCAAAACAATGTGGTGTTGTGTAATGCGGCAATAGCCTTGCAAACGATAGACAGCAGTAAGACGTTTGCCGATTGTTTTTATGAAGCGGAAGAGTCTTTATTCAGCAAAAAGGCATTAAGTACATTCAAAAGCCTGTTGTCCTGA
- a CDS encoding phosphoribosylanthranilate isomerase, protein MKKLLLKICGMLHPQNIAEVAASQPDYLGFIFFKGSKRYAGDLAPEVLNVLPESIQRTGVFVNEAAEVVLDLIEKYGLNAVQLHGGESPEYVGLLAQQVKARQPDFKIIKAFGIDAAFDFQQLQGYEKKVDYFLFDTQTPDHGGSGKKFDWTLLEKYTLDVPFFLSGGIGPESAAVLNAITDPRLFAVDVNSRFELEPGLKNTPELIEFKTKLSGVKS, encoded by the coding sequence ATGAAAAAGCTGCTGTTGAAAATATGTGGCATGTTGCATCCGCAGAATATTGCGGAGGTGGCAGCTTCACAACCAGACTATCTGGGTTTTATTTTCTTTAAAGGCTCAAAAAGATATGCGGGTGATTTAGCGCCAGAGGTACTGAATGTATTGCCGGAAAGCATTCAGCGGACAGGTGTCTTTGTCAATGAAGCTGCAGAAGTTGTATTGGATCTGATTGAGAAATACGGATTGAATGCAGTGCAGTTACATGGAGGGGAAAGCCCGGAATATGTAGGGCTTTTAGCTCAGCAGGTTAAAGCCAGGCAACCGGACTTCAAAATAATCAAGGCATTTGGAATAGATGCAGCTTTTGATTTTCAGCAGCTACAGGGTTATGAGAAGAAAGTAGATTACTTTTTGTTTGATACACAGACACCCGATCATGGCGGTTCAGGTAAAAAGTTCGATTGGACGCTGCTGGAAAAATATACGCTCGATGTTCCTTTTTTTTTAAGCGGGGGAATCGGACCGGAAAGTGCAGCGGTTTTAAACGCAATTACAGACCCGCGTTTGTTTGCAGTCGACGTCAACAGCCGGTTTGAACTGGAGCCAGGATTAAAAAATACCCCCGAATTGATTGAATTTAAAACAAAGTTGTCGGGAGTAAAATCCTAA
- the trpB gene encoding tryptophan synthase subunit beta yields the protein MNYFVNEKGYFGDFGGAYIPEMLYPNVEELRTNYLKIIEDEDFQKEFHQLLKDYVGRPSPLYLAKRLSQRYNANIFLKREDLNHTGAHKINNTIGQILLAERLGKKRIIAETGAGQHGVATATVCALRGLECVVYMGEIDIKRQAPNVARMKMLGATVVPATSGSKTLKDATNEAMRDWINNPVDTHYIIGSVVGPHPYPDMVALFQSIISEETKKQLIEQTGNDQPDYVLACVGGGSNAMGMFYHFINDVKVKLIAVEAAGKGVDSGHSAATTSLGKEGVLHGSRSILMQTEDGQVIEPYSVSAGLDYPGIGPQHAHLFKTLRGEYVSVTDDESLQAGLLLTQLEGIIPAIESAHALAYLEKMKFTGKENVVVCLSGRGDKDMDTYMKYFDL from the coding sequence ATGAACTATTTTGTAAATGAGAAGGGTTATTTTGGAGATTTCGGAGGAGCTTACATTCCCGAAATGTTATATCCCAATGTGGAAGAACTAAGAACCAATTACCTGAAAATTATCGAAGATGAAGACTTTCAAAAGGAATTTCATCAACTGCTTAAAGATTATGTAGGAAGGCCTTCTCCCTTGTATCTGGCAAAGCGTTTATCGCAACGCTATAATGCCAATATCTTCCTGAAAAGAGAAGACCTGAACCATACCGGTGCACATAAGATCAACAATACTATTGGTCAGATTTTATTGGCAGAGCGTCTGGGTAAAAAAAGGATCATTGCGGAAACGGGAGCAGGGCAGCATGGTGTGGCTACGGCTACAGTTTGTGCGTTGCGGGGACTGGAATGTGTGGTGTATATGGGCGAGATTGACATTAAACGTCAGGCACCCAATGTAGCGAGAATGAAAATGCTGGGGGCTACAGTGGTTCCTGCAACTTCAGGAAGTAAAACATTGAAAGATGCAACAAATGAGGCGATGCGCGACTGGATCAATAATCCTGTTGATACCCATTATATCATCGGTTCTGTAGTAGGGCCACATCCTTATCCGGATATGGTGGCACTTTTTCAATCGATCATTTCTGAAGAAACAAAGAAGCAACTGATCGAACAAACCGGTAATGACCAGCCTGATTATGTCCTGGCCTGTGTGGGTGGAGGAAGTAATGCAATGGGGATGTTTTATCACTTTATCAATGATGTAAAAGTGAAACTGATTGCAGTAGAAGCAGCCGGAAAAGGGGTAGACAGCGGACATTCTGCAGCCACCACCTCTTTAGGGAAAGAGGGAGTGTTACACGGTAGCAGAAGTATCCTGATGCAGACTGAAGATGGACAGGTAATTGAACCTTATTCCGTATCTGCAGGTCTGGATTATCCTGGAATAGGTCCTCAGCACGCACACTTGTTCAAGACCTTGAGGGGAGAATATGTTTCGGTAACTGATGATGAATCTCTGCAGGCGGGGTTGTTACTGACACAGCTGGAAGGTATTATTCCTGCTATTGAAAGTGCACACGCACTGGCGTATCTGGAGAAAATGAAGTTTACAGGTAAAGAAAATGTAGTGGTTTGTTTGTCCGGAAGGGGAGATAAAGACATGGATACCTATATGAAGTATTTTGATTTATAA
- a CDS encoding sodium:solute symporter translates to MSPAILLSFLIGYFLILIIIAFATSKKSSDNSTFFIANRNSKWYLVAFGMIGTALSGVTFISVPGEVGAPSGNQFQYFQFVLGNAIGFIIIATVLLPLYYRMRLTSIYSYIEQRLGFYSYKTAASIFLISRTIGSAFRLYLVVIVLQRFIFDSYGIPFWATVLISLGLIWSYTFKGGLKTIIITDTLQTFFLVLSVFLTLYFVCSSLDMDIPKAFESIKNSGYSKIFFYEDFLTSNFHFSKQLLGGIFVTIAMTGLDQDLMQKNLSMKTIGEAQKNMFTFTGVFVILNIFFLSVGALLYIYATKNGIEIPLDHVTGKPRTDFLFPEIALNHLSVVPAIVFMLGLTAATFATTDSALTALTTSFCVDFLQMDKKEDSNSKDLVKKRHMVHVGFSLLMFLVIIIFNAFNDESVVKGIFKVASYTYGPLLGLYSFGLFVRKRGLHDKLVPLVCLISPAICYLLNANSATLLGGYVFSVELILVNGLITFIGLLLISKKTDLQTKF, encoded by the coding sequence ATGAGCCCAGCTATACTTTTGTCTTTTTTAATTGGTTATTTCCTGATCCTGATCATCATTGCATTTGCAACTTCGAAAAAATCATCTGATAACTCCACTTTTTTTATTGCAAACAGAAATTCAAAATGGTACCTCGTGGCCTTTGGGATGATCGGAACAGCATTATCCGGAGTAACTTTCATTTCCGTTCCGGGAGAAGTTGGGGCCCCTTCAGGTAACCAGTTTCAATATTTTCAATTTGTGCTCGGCAATGCCATAGGATTTATCATTATCGCAACAGTGCTACTCCCCCTCTATTACCGGATGAGGCTCACTTCCATCTACAGCTATATTGAACAAAGACTGGGTTTCTACAGCTATAAAACTGCAGCCTCCATCTTTCTGATTTCCAGAACCATAGGGTCTGCTTTTCGTTTATACCTGGTAGTTATTGTATTACAACGCTTTATATTTGACAGTTACGGGATTCCTTTCTGGGCAACGGTACTAATCTCTCTGGGACTCATTTGGTCTTATACGTTTAAAGGCGGACTAAAAACGATCATTATCACTGATACCCTGCAAACTTTCTTCCTGGTATTATCTGTATTTCTGACCCTATATTTTGTTTGCAGCAGTCTGGATATGGATATTCCTAAAGCCTTTGAGTCGATTAAAAACAGCGGTTATTCCAAAATTTTCTTTTACGAGGACTTTCTGACGAGCAATTTCCATTTCAGTAAACAGCTGCTCGGAGGGATCTTTGTAACCATTGCCATGACCGGATTAGACCAGGATCTGATGCAAAAAAACCTGAGTATGAAAACCATAGGTGAAGCGCAAAAGAACATGTTTACTTTCACCGGAGTTTTCGTGATCCTGAATATCTTCTTTTTGAGTGTAGGCGCTTTATTATACATTTATGCCACAAAGAACGGGATCGAAATTCCATTAGATCATGTGACAGGTAAACCAAGAACAGATTTTCTTTTCCCTGAGATTGCCCTGAATCACCTTAGTGTAGTTCCGGCTATTGTATTTATGCTGGGCTTAACAGCAGCTACATTTGCCACTACAGACTCTGCATTAACAGCACTGACCACCTCTTTTTGTGTGGACTTTCTACAGATGGATAAAAAAGAAGATTCAAATTCCAAAGACCTGGTTAAAAAGAGACATATGGTTCACGTAGGATTTTCATTATTGATGTTCCTTGTGATCATCATATTCAACGCTTTTAATGATGAGTCAGTAGTAAAAGGGATTTTTAAAGTCGCCTCTTATACTTATGGCCCACTTCTTGGTCTGTATAGTTTCGGTCTTTTTGTAAGAAAAAGAGGACTTCATGATAAATTAGTACCTTTAGTATGCCTCATCTCACCGGCGATCTGCTATTTGCTAAATGCCAATTCAGCCACCTTATTAGGAGGTTATGTTTTTAGTGTGGAGCTGATTCTGGTAAATGGACTGATTACCTTTATCGGGCTGTTACTGATCAGCAAAAAAACAGATTTACAAACAAAATTTTAA
- the recR gene encoding recombination mediator RecR: protein MNFSSKLLEDAVNEFSKLPGVGQKTALRLVLHLLNKEQEEVSNFGNAIIKLRQEIKHCAICHNISDQQICEICTANKRDKEVICVVEDTRDVMAVENTGQYFGVYHVLGGLISPMDGVGPSDLFIDSLVQRVATTPVKEVILALSATMEGDTTLFYLYKRLKDFQIPITTIARGIAFGGELEYADEITLGRSIVTRVPYENSLIK, encoded by the coding sequence ATGAACTTTTCTTCTAAACTTCTTGAAGACGCTGTCAATGAATTTTCAAAGTTGCCAGGAGTTGGACAAAAGACCGCATTACGTCTGGTATTACACTTATTAAACAAGGAGCAGGAGGAGGTGTCAAACTTCGGAAATGCCATCATTAAACTCAGACAGGAGATCAAGCACTGTGCAATTTGCCATAACATCTCCGATCAGCAGATTTGCGAAATATGTACTGCCAATAAGCGGGATAAGGAAGTGATTTGTGTGGTGGAGGATACCAGAGATGTAATGGCAGTAGAGAATACCGGTCAGTATTTTGGCGTGTACCATGTGCTGGGTGGCCTGATCTCTCCAATGGATGGGGTAGGTCCGTCTGATCTTTTTATCGATTCATTGGTGCAACGTGTAGCGACTACTCCTGTAAAAGAAGTCATATTGGCACTAAGTGCAACTATGGAAGGGGATACTACACTTTTCTATTTATACAAACGCCTTAAGGATTTTCAAATACCAATTACCACTATTGCGCGTGGAATTGCATTTGGTGGCGAACTCGAATATGCAGATGAAATCACCTTAGGCCGCTCTATCGTTACCAGGGTGCCTTATGAAAACTCATTAATCAAATAA